In Nitrosarchaeum sp., the sequence CCGAATAGAACCTTAAAGATCGAAGGAGTTACATCACTTGAAATATAAGCACCAAGTATTGTACCAGGAATACACAGAAGTCCTAGCTTTAATCCAAGAGAATATTCAATTCGCTTTTGTCTAGAATATGAAAATGTAGAAGCTACGGCATTACTAAATGCCGCAAACAAACTATTGCTTGCAGCTAAAGTGGGAGGAAACCCAAAAAAAGTCAACACAGGAACTACAATTATTCCACCGCCAAGACCTATCATCGAACCAAGGATTCCAGCCACAAATCCTAATGGAATGAACCATAATTGATCAATCAAGATATTCAACCATGCAAATTGTAAACATTACTTAAATTTAGTTTGATATGATAAGCTTCCAAAGATATCCATCAGAATTTGTAGTAATTTCTAAGAAGAGTTGTTTATCTGCCAATCCACTTATCTCAGAGGAACTAGTAGTTCGCTTTGCCTCCAAGTGATGAGATTTTGCAGCATCAATCCATTGAGATATAGATTCAAAATTTCCAGGTTTTTTATCTTGCCAACAATCACACACAAGAGAATTGATCATAATTTGATAAGTTGTCTTTAGTGAATCAAGATTAGAAAGATATGGGTCTGTTTGGATTACACCAAGTACAGCATCAGGATAATCTAAAGTTCCAACCATGTGAATGTTTCCAAGAAAGTTACCCTCATGATCTTTAAGCTCAGTCGAGGTACAGTAATTGATTGAATTTTGTTTTATTTCATCCTGATAAAAAGTACAATATTTGGCAATAGAACTACCTGTGAATGTTAATGGACTGGACATCAAAATTCCATCTGATGCAAGTGATGATTTTAAAATAGAATTAGAATCCACATAAGAGAAATTCAGTTTTTGATACACCGTAGGCTCACGTAAGATTGGTTCAACAGTTAGTTGACTAGAAGTAATACCCAGAAAAACAAGGATGATTCCAATGCCGACAACAATTGGTAGTAGAACGGTATTTTTCATTTTATCGTTTAATTTTTCATTAATAAAATAAGGTTTTGCAATTCTAAATTGAAATAATACTTAACTTGGAATCTTTAGTAATGTTAAATTTATCTACAAAACCAGAAGTGACCTCTAATATATACAGGGCTTTGCCATCAGGGGCAAAACTTTGACAGGTCATCGTCTCAAGAGCAGTTTTACATGGGGGAACATTTTTTTCAATATGAATAATGTTTCCGTTTTGATCAAACCAAATCATATCAAGTGAGAATTGCATGTTTAACATCCAAAGAGAATAAACGCCAACCTCATCAAATACAAAGATCATTCCTTGATCATATGGGAGCTGATCTTGGAACATTAATCCCCTTACTCGTCGCGGTTCAGTATCTGCAACTTGGACTTGCAATGCAATGTCATCTATTTTGATTGTACCTCTTGGAAATTGTACAGATTCTAGTTTACTGTCACTTGGAATAGACATCAATCCAACAACCCCAATTATCACTGCAGCTATTGTCACTGGGATCAGAGTCTGAGTTCTAGTTGCCATAAAATTAGTGTGAGTTTCCTTTTAAAATAGTTAGAGTAAATAACCGAATTTAAACGCCAAACGACTTGAATTTTTTATCACACTTTACACATTTTAGTCCTTTTGTTTCACTACCGCATTGTTTACAACGCAAGGAAACACCCAATACTACTTTGGGGTTGATTTTTGAAGTTTTGATGATCAAAGCCACCACTAAAATTATTCCAACTGCAATTCCAATCCAAATAAGTACCATACATAACAATACATTAAATGCATATTAAAACAGTGGCACCAATAGACCTATAATTGAGAGTCTAAAAATGTTAAATCTAATCTTTGTGTTGTTAATTCATGAAGCCTCATTCTTGTAGGAATTGTGGAAAAGAATTATGGCAAAACCAGAAAATTTGTCCTAGTTGTAAACAAAGTACAGGATATGACGGTCCAGATTAATTTGAAGCATAATCAAATTTCAAGGCCCATCAAGAATTGATTGAAGTTTCTCTATGACAATATTGTGTATTATTATCTCCATAGGAATTGATGAATTTGCCACTAGGTTTTGATTGTCTTTTATTGCCTTTTGAACTCTTTCTTTGATTTCTTGATCTTCAAAGATTTGTTTTCTTAATGAAAACGCATCTTTTTGATTCTTTACAAAAATTTGCAGCCAGTAATATCCAGTCTGACTATCATCAATATTGATTTCAGTTATTTTCATAACAATATTTCTCAAATTACTATTTTAACATACAGAGCAATAATCAGAGATTAGTCAGTACATCCAAATTTTTTTGCCCAAGGTTCATCTGAGAACTCACTTTCAGAACAAAACAAAGTGGATATTTTTGCATTGCCTGATTCTAAAATTTTCTCATTAATATTAACATCGTTGCAATATACTACTGCAAGCATTCTACCATAACTGCCTTCGGGTTGTCCATCATCTTCATCAACTAAAACAGAAGAACCAACAGGGCATATATTGGCAACAAAATCTTTTGCAACCTTACCTTCCAAAGTATTTATCTCAGGAGCACTGACCAATGCAAATCTTACAGATCTTTCATCAACCTTGATGGTATCACCATCAGTAATTTTTGTTATTTTACCTGAAAAACAATCAGAATTACCAATACATTTCGAAGTAGATGATTCAACGGATGGAGGCGTAATTGTTTTAGAATCTATTTGCAATTTTTCGGAAATAATCTCAGTTACCTCAGATATTGGAATTTGTACTTTGACTTTTTCGGTGTTTTGAGCAGATTCATAATATAAAAAAACTGCCAAAACTCCAAGTAGAATCATAAGAATAATTCCTAAAATTATGAAATTCAATGATCATACATAGTATTATACAAACTTAAGATAATGTTTGTGCGATAGAAAACACAGCCGAGACCCCCAAACAATATACAACTAAAGTACTTAGAATCACCATGAATCCATTATTTCAACTTAGTACAAGAAGATATCAAAAAGAGATCATTCTTGTTAAACAAGCATTGGATGACTTGGAAAAAGAATGCGATGAAACTAACGGATATACAATTGATGTTCCATTTGAGAAGTTTGGATGGACATTTTTCAATATTCAAATTAGTGAAAAAATGGCAGAAAAAATTGAAAAATCAGGCATGATGAAAGGGGCTTTAGGGTTTAAAATTGGAGAGCAGATGACTAATTTTATAGGACATTATCTCGAAACCAAAGGGAGTAACGTTCGAATCAAGAAAATAGATTATGGATAGTTTATGACAAAGTATCAAACTCTAGGATCTCTCTTTGTTCCCCATTTGTGTTCAATTTGCAGATGTGTCTCTAACTTATTAGGAGAATTCACAATCACATTACAAATAAGACAACGATAGATCATAGAAATAAAATTAGAGAGATCTTAGATTAAAGTGATTGGGTATAATGAAAAACTAGTTTTTACGTCTTCTGTAAGGATTTTTTTCATAAAATTTTTCAATATTTTCATTCCATTGTTTGGATTCTAAAAGATGAGATCTAGGATGAGGTCTTTTTCCATTATTTGATAAAATATCACTGTGTTTATCATAGAAACTATCAGTTTCATTAATCAAAACATCAAGAAAATCAGATGCTTCTTTTGCTTCTTGACCATGAGGATCTCGATGAGATATAATTGAATTTGATAATGTGTCAATTTTTGAAGTTTTTAGTTTGTATTCACTTAAAACTCGATGTTCAAAAGATATCATTTCACAATATGCTCAAATTTACTAGTGTATGTTCATTTCGATTGATAGAAATTACAAAATAAAATTATACTAAATAACTTTATTCAGTTTTATATTTCAGATTACATGTTGGACAATACCAAGATACGGATTCGCCTTGTTCAAGAAATATCATTCCAAAACATTTGGGACATTGACCAATGTCGTCATTCATTAATTTTCTAAATTAGCTATTCAAATTAAATATTTCAAAAAACACTAACGAGGAATTGGAATACTAAAACGAATTTTGAGTGCTTCCACCCTTTTTCGTTTATTCCTTTACTGTCATTAATTACGACAGTTCCTCGCCATACATTATACAACTAAATGATATTAAAGAGATTCTACTAAAAATCATTAAATTCATTTGAATAATATTAATTAAACTTAATGAATGTAAATGAATTTATACCATATTAAAAATTACATGTTTTAAAAAAATAACAATAAAAAATTACAATAAATAATAGATCATTTTAGAAATTTCCAATTTAAACCTTAAATATTAAAAATTCTTATAATGTATGATGTCGAAATCACTTTCGGCTGAATAAACTGCGTGACCCTGCAGAACAAAAAAAGGCAATCAGTCGTTTAACGAACTGACCACGAGAGGAAATCTCTCTATGTTCTGTAATTGAGGGTTACGCCTTTTCTACTCTTTAACCAGTGGCAATACAAAAGAAATACAGAGAATCTTAAATGTCAGATTCACGTAATGAGTAATGAGATTCAGGTCACAGTTTGTATGTTTTCGTCCTAGCATACAAAGACTAGAATCTTTTTTAAAATAACATCCAAATTAACACAGATGGTTTTTATTCAATAAATGCGTAATAGATGTGGAAAGCTGACGCAGTATCCTAAGGTCAAATGCTTGGCATCAGTTTGCTGGTCTTTGCTTACTTGCATGGCTACGCAAAGGTTGATCCGCATTAGTCAGCTTCCAAATTATACTAGTTAATCAACAAAGCTAAGAAATTTTTTAATATTGATTAGAATTACAGAAAAACCCAAGGTTGTGATAAATATTACAGAATCATTTTTAGATACAATAGACATTTTATTAAATTTACAGGTAGGCGATTTATCAAGATTAGAGCACGTGAAAAGAATGATATTAGAAAATAAACCACTTTACACAAGTGATGAAAAATATGTTAAAAATCTAGCAGAGACATACATTAAAGATCATCAAATAGAAGAAATTAAATCACCAAAATTAATCAATTGTCGTAATTGCAGTACCAGTATTGCTGAAGATGCAAAATTTTGCACCCTATGTGGAACTAGACAAGAAAGAACATTTCAAAATTATGACGTAAAGAAGATTGTAAAAAGATACAATCCATTAAAAATTATATCAAGACCAAATTCGTATCAAAGTCTTGCCATAATTGGAGGATTAATGGCAATGATTCCAGTATTATTTATCGTTGCAAGAATGGAGCCATTACTTGAGGCAATCAACTATGAAACGGGAATAGAGTTGTCAGGACTTGCATCTGCGTTCATATCTCTTGGGATAATCTCTAGCATATTGAGTTTCATTGCAATCATAATTACATTTTTAATAAAAAACCCAAAAAAGGTTGGAAGAATGCTATTTTTTCTAGCATTTGGAATACTTGTTAGTTCTATTTTAATAGGAATTGTAGGTTTTGTAATAATTTTGATTTCAAGTAATATAGCATACAAAAAAAGACATTACTAAAAATTACTCATCAGGATAAAAGTGCGATTCCACATTTCCATTATTTGTAGAATAATGCATTAATATCCCATGAGACAATTTTGTTTTTCCAATTAATTTCATTAAAGTTTATTGAAAAATTTTTACTTAACAAAATGTGTGTTCAATAAAACAAACAGTTTTAGAAATATTTAGAGTTCAATATCTTTAGTTTCTCTACTAAGCAATGTGGGAATTATCAAAATTATCGAACCAATCATAATATTAATTCCCAGAGCAACTGGAACAAGTTCTTTTGAAACACTTGACATAAAGTATAATGCAATCAATGGAGACCATGAACCAAAGATCAATCCGGCATTATATGAAAAACCAGCTGCACTGTTTCGTATTTGAGTAGGAAATCTTTCTGAAAAATATGCAGGTATTGGACCGGATGCAGTAGATATAACAACAGCATAAACTATAACATACAATATCAACCCATACAAATTATTCAATATTGCACTTGCAAGTGGAATTGAAACGAGAATTGATGCAGATACAAAAATAAGCATTGATTTTTTTCTACCAATTTTTTGGGATAGCCAACCAGTTAGGATCATCCCACCCCAAGAGGATGCAGTGGCATAAATCATAATTAGTGCAATCTGTTCTTTTTGAAAATCGCCAAACTCTCCCAAATAGGTAGGCAGAATACTAATTGAACCATGATACATGTAAACAAGCCCAGTCATTATTGCAGCACAAAGCAAAAATTCCTTTCTGTGAATTTTTCCAAAAACAATACTCTTCAATGGAGTTTTAACAAGACCAGATTCTTTGTTCTTTTTAATCCATAACGGAGATTCGTCCATACTTAATCGCACAAAAAGTGCAACAAATCCAGGAATTATTCCTGTAAAAAAGAGTATCCTCCATCCAATCTCCTCAAACAACTGCCCTGGAAATAAAATAGTAATTATTTGAAAAGATATTGCAGCCAATAAAAAACCAAAAGAGAATCCACTTTGCAAAAATCCAGATATGACACCTCGCTTTTGTTTTGGCATACTTTCAATTGTTAGTACAGCACCACTGCCCCACTCACCTCCAGCAAATATTCCTTGAATTAGACGTACCAGTATCAGAAGAATTGGTGCCATCACT encodes:
- a CDS encoding DUF192 domain-containing protein; the protein is MATRTQTLIPVTIAAVIIGVVGLMSIPSDSKLESVQFPRGTIKIDDIALQVQVADTEPRRVRGLMFQDQLPYDQGMIFVFDEVGVYSLWMLNMQFSLDMIWFDQNGNIIHIEKNVPPCKTALETMTCQSFAPDGKALYILEVTSGFVDKFNITKDSKLSIISI
- a CDS encoding MFS transporter is translated as MSLTLAQKKIAIGSFLGWSLDGYDIVLMLLVIPSISQLFFPSADPVFSILATFASYTVTLIMRPLGSVIFGIYGDKFGRKKAMIITIMGFSIATFVVGLLPTYLMVGVMAPILLILVRLIQGIFAGGEWGSGAVLTIESMPKQKRGVISGFLQSGFSFGFLLAAISFQIITILFPGQLFEEIGWRILFFTGIIPGFVALFVRLSMDESPLWIKKNKESGLVKTPLKSIVFGKIHRKEFLLCAAIMTGLVYMYHGSISILPTYLGEFGDFQKEQIALIMIYATASSWGGMILTGWLSQKIGRKKSMLIFVSASILVSIPLASAILNNLYGLILYVIVYAVVISTASGPIPAYFSERFPTQIRNSAAGFSYNAGLIFGSWSPLIALYFMSSVSKELVPVALGINIMIGSIILIIPTLLSRETKDIEL
- a CDS encoding thermonuclease family protein, with the translated sequence MNFIILGIILMILLGVLAVFLYYESAQNTEKVKVQIPISEVTEIISEKLQIDSKTITPPSVESSTSKCIGNSDCFSGKITKITDGDTIKVDERSVRFALVSAPEINTLEGKVAKDFVANICPVGSSVLVDEDDGQPEGSYGRMLAVVYCNDVNINEKILESGNAKISTLFCSESEFSDEPWAKKFGCTD
- a CDS encoding zinc ribbon domain-containing protein, translating into MIRITEKPKVVINITESFLDTIDILLNLQVGDLSRLEHVKRMILENKPLYTSDEKYVKNLAETYIKDHQIEEIKSPKLINCRNCSTSIAEDAKFCTLCGTRQERTFQNYDVKKIVKRYNPLKIISRPNSYQSLAIIGGLMAMIPVLFIVARMEPLLEAINYETGIELSGLASAFISLGIISSILSFIAIIITFLIKNPKKVGRMLFFLAFGILVSSILIGIVGFVIILISSNIAYKKRHY